The following are encoded in a window of Podospora pseudoanserina strain CBS 124.78 chromosome 6, whole genome shotgun sequence genomic DNA:
- a CDS encoding hypothetical protein (COG:E; EggNog:ENOG503NVJ7) — protein sequence MCGIHAVISPSSCSLPEISPELHQNLVNRGPDYFGQVTRESSDGRWKLRFTSTVLALRGDRVTKQPLHDDSGSGGGNVLCWNGEGWRFMAEVIGEHENDGEVIYRGLKEARSVEEVMGIWRGVEGPFAFVFYCEALQRVFWGRDRLGRRSLMVRRLEGGGVVLGSIGDGEGKWEEVEADGVYSLELGDVVARRHDWVEEGESFVSSIGVFNKALPSPEGETPLTSASPSVRALKDQLVESLKLRVLNIPNPPSSGTGKTRVAVLFSGGLDCTVLARLCHDILEPHQEIDLLNVGFENPRVGARLKKEANGKEVDLYEACPDRITGRKSFAELKNVCPGRVFRFVAVNVPYSKLQAHRQQIISLIHPHNTVMDLSIACALYFAARGQGSVRSESPDPDSEPSPVSYTSPARVLLSGLGADELFGGYSRHAAAFQQDGYTGLVKELLRDVSRLAERNLGRDDRVMAHWGKEVRFPFLDERLVKWAIATPAWEKCDFEREEEKSGVEAAKRVLRLLAMELGMEGVAKEKKRAIQFGSRTAKMESGRDKGTTLLS from the exons ATGTGCGGTATTCACGCCGtcatctccccctcttcttgttcaCTCCCCGAAATCTCCCCGGAGTTGCACCAGAATCTTGTCAACCGCGGACCGGACTATTTCGGGCAGGTTACGCGGGAATCGTCGGATGGGAGATGGAAGTTGCGGTTTACGTCTACTGTTTTGGCTTTGAGGGGCGACCGTGTCACGAAGCAGCCACTGCATGATGACAGTGGGAGCGGGGGTGGGAATGTGTTGTGCTggaatggggaggggtggaggtttATGGCGGAAGTAATTGGGGAACATGAGAATGATGGAGAGGTTATTTACCGAGGGTTGAAAGAGGCGAggtcggtggaggaggtgatggggatttggaggggggttgaggggccTTTTGCGTTTGTTTTCTATTGTGAGGCGCTGCAAAGGGTGTTTTGGGGACGGGATCGGTTGGGGAGACGgtcgttgatggtgaggaggttggaggggggaggggtggtgttggggagtattggggatggggaggggaagtgggaggaggtggaggctgaCGGGGTTTATTCTCTTGAGTTGGGAGATGTGGTAGCGAGGAGGCATGattgggttgaggagggggagagctTC GTTTCTAGCATCGGGGTATTTAACAAGGCGCTGCCATCTCCTGAGGGAGAGACGCCGCTGACGAGCGCGTCACCTTCTGTTCGGGCGCTCAAGGACCAGCTGGTTGAATCGCTCAAGTTGAGGGTGCTAAATATTCCCAACCCGCCATCCAGTGGAACAGGCAAGACCCGCGTTGCGGTACTGTTTTCCGGTGGCCTGGATTGTACCGTCCTGGCGAGACTATGCCACGATATCCTGGAGCCTCACCAAGAAATTGATCTCCTCAATGTTGGCTTTGAGAATCCGAGAGTGGGGGCCCGGCTGAAAAAGGAGGCCAACGGCAAAGAGGTGGACTTGTACGAGGCTTGCCCGGACAGGATCACGGGAAGGAAGTCCTTCGCCGAGTTGAAGAATGTCTGTCCCGGGCGAGTCTTTCGGTTTGTCGCT GTAAATGTCCCCTACTCAAAATTGCAGGCCCACCGGCAGCAAATCATTTCCCTCATCCATCCTCACAATACTGTGATGGACCTTTCCATCGCATGCGCGCTTTACTTTGCCGCCCGAGGCCAAGGGTCAGTCAGATCAGAGAGTCCAGATCCGGACTCTGAGCCCTCACCTGTTTCGTACACATCGCCCGCGCGCGTCCTGCTTTCTGGCCTCGGCGCTGATGAGCTATTTGGTGGTTACTCGCgccatgctgctgctttccAGCAGGACGGATACACAGGGCTTGTGAAAGAACTCCTGCGGGACGTAAGCCGCCTGGCCGAGAGAAATCTAGGGAGGGATGATAGAGTCATGGCCCATTGGGGCAAGGAGGTAAGATTTCCGTTTCTGGACGAACGTCTGGTCAAGTGGGCCATCGCAACGCCTGCGTGGGAGAAGTGTGATTTTgaaagggaggaagagaagagcggTGTTGAAGCTGCAAAGAGAGTCCTGCGTCTTCTGGCGATGGAGTTGGGCATGGAGGGTGTtgcgaaggagaagaagcgaGCT ATTCAGTTCGGCTCGAGGACAGCCAAGATGGAGAGCGGCCGTGACAAAGGGACAACACTCTTGTCGTAG